From the genome of Streptomyces sp. NBC_00659, one region includes:
- the sdhC gene encoding succinate dehydrogenase, cytochrome b556 subunit: MPAGTLYRGREGMWSWVAHRVTGVLIFFFLFVHVLDTALVRVSPEAYDKVVATYKTPIVALLEYGLVAAILFHALNGLRVIAVDFWSKGPRYQKQMLWSVVGIWVVLMFGALYPVLGHAFREVFGS; encoded by the coding sequence GTGCCGGCTGGAACGCTGTACCGCGGCCGGGAAGGAATGTGGTCCTGGGTGGCTCATCGAGTCACCGGCGTCCTCATCTTCTTCTTCCTGTTCGTACACGTGCTGGACACCGCTCTCGTCCGTGTCTCCCCCGAGGCCTACGACAAGGTCGTAGCCACGTACAAGACGCCGATCGTCGCGCTGCTGGAGTACGGCCTCGTGGCCGCCATTCTCTTCCACGCGCTCAACGGCCTGCGTGTCATCGCCGTCGACTTCTGGTCCAAGGGCCCGCGCTATCAGAAGCAGATGCTCTGGTCCGTCGTCGGTATCTGGGTCGTGCTGATGTTCGGGGCGCTTTACCCCGTCCTCGGTCACGCATTCCGCGAAGTATTCGGGAGCTGA
- the sdhA gene encoding succinate dehydrogenase flavoprotein subunit, with the protein MKIHKYDTVIVGAGGAGMRAAIESTKRSRTAVLTKLYPTRSHTGAAQGGMAAALANVEEDNWEWHTFDTVKGGDYLVDQDAAEILAKEAIDAVLDLEKMGLPFNRTPDGTIDQRRFGGHSRNHGEAPVRRSCYAADRTGHMILQTLYQNCVKEGVEFFNEFYVLDQLIVEVDGVKHSAGVVAYELATGEIHIFQAKAVIYASGGTGKFFKVTSNAHTLTGDGQAAVYRRGLPLEDMEFFQFHPTGIWRMGILLTEGARGEGGILRNKDGERFMEKYAPVMKDLASRDVVSRSIYTEIREGRGCGPEGDHVYLDLTHLPPEQLDAKLPDITEFARTYLGIEPYTDPIPIQPTAHYAMGGIPTNVQGEVLSDNTTVVPGLYAAGEVACVSVHGANRLGTNSLLDINVFGRRSGIAAAEYSAKADYLELPEDPASQVVSQVERLRNSTGTERVADIRRELQECMDANVMVFRTEQTIKTAVDKIAELRERYLNVSVQDKGKRFNTDLLEAIELGNLLDLAEVMAVSALARKESRGGHYREDYPNRDDVNFMRHTMAYREVGDDGTESIRLDYKPVVQTRYQPMERKY; encoded by the coding sequence ATGAAGATCCACAAGTACGACACCGTCATCGTCGGCGCCGGCGGCGCCGGCATGCGCGCCGCCATCGAGTCGACGAAGCGCAGCCGCACCGCCGTGCTGACGAAGCTCTACCCCACCCGCTCCCACACGGGCGCGGCGCAGGGCGGCATGGCCGCCGCGCTCGCCAACGTGGAGGAGGACAACTGGGAGTGGCACACCTTCGACACGGTCAAGGGCGGTGACTACCTGGTCGACCAGGACGCCGCCGAGATCCTGGCGAAGGAGGCCATCGACGCGGTCCTCGACCTGGAGAAGATGGGCCTCCCGTTCAACCGGACGCCCGACGGGACGATCGACCAGCGCCGCTTCGGCGGTCACTCCCGCAACCACGGCGAGGCCCCGGTCCGCCGGTCCTGCTACGCCGCGGACCGCACCGGTCACATGATCCTCCAGACGCTGTACCAGAACTGCGTGAAGGAGGGCGTGGAGTTCTTCAACGAGTTCTACGTCCTCGACCAGCTGATCGTCGAGGTCGACGGCGTCAAGCACTCGGCGGGCGTCGTCGCCTACGAACTCGCGACCGGCGAGATCCACATCTTCCAGGCGAAGGCCGTGATCTACGCGTCCGGCGGCACCGGCAAGTTCTTCAAGGTGACCTCCAACGCGCACACCCTGACGGGTGACGGCCAGGCGGCCGTCTACCGTCGCGGGCTGCCGCTGGAGGACATGGAGTTCTTCCAGTTCCACCCGACCGGCATCTGGCGCATGGGCATCCTGCTGACGGAGGGCGCCCGCGGTGAGGGCGGCATCCTCCGCAACAAGGACGGCGAGCGCTTCATGGAGAAGTACGCGCCGGTCATGAAGGACCTCGCGTCCCGTGACGTCGTCTCGCGCTCCATCTACACGGAGATCCGCGAGGGCCGCGGCTGCGGTCCCGAGGGCGACCACGTCTACCTGGACCTCACGCACCTCCCGCCGGAGCAGCTGGACGCCAAGCTGCCCGACATCACGGAGTTCGCGCGCACCTACCTCGGCATCGAGCCCTACACGGACCCGATCCCGATCCAGCCCACCGCGCACTACGCCATGGGCGGCATCCCGACGAACGTCCAGGGTGAGGTCCTCTCGGACAACACCACCGTCGTTCCGGGCCTGTACGCCGCCGGTGAGGTCGCCTGTGTCTCCGTGCACGGCGCCAACCGTCTCGGCACGAACTCGCTGCTGGACATCAACGTCTTCGGGCGCCGGTCCGGCATCGCGGCCGCGGAGTACTCGGCGAAGGCCGACTACCTCGAGCTGCCCGAGGACCCGGCCTCCCAGGTCGTGTCCCAGGTCGAGCGCCTGCGCAACTCCACGGGCACCGAGCGGGTCGCCGACATCCGCCGTGAGCTCCAGGAGTGCATGGACGCCAACGTGATGGTGTTCCGCACCGAGCAGACGATCAAGACGGCGGTCGACAAGATCGCGGAGCTGCGCGAGCGTTACCTCAACGTCTCGGTCCAGGACAAGGGCAAGCGGTTCAACACGGACCTCCTCGAGGCCATCGAGCTGGGCAACCTGCTCGACCTGGCCGAGGTCATGGCCGTCTCCGCGCTCGCCCGCAAGGAGTCCCGCGGCGGTCACTACCGCGAGGACTACCCGAACCGCGACGACGTCAACTTCATGCGCCACACCATGGCGTACCGCGAGGTCGGCGACGACGGCACCGAGTCCATCCGTCTCGACTACAAGCCGGTCGTCCAGACCCGCTACCAGCCGATGGAGCGTAAGTACTGA
- a CDS encoding 2-oxo-4-hydroxy-4-carboxy-5-ureidoimidazoline decarboxylase, translating to MTSHRLPRLPGQVALPEQKSAVPSPVRLDGFNSAPAGEVTRALLTCCRSLRWVHRLADHRPYPDLGALLAAADEAAYDLTPADQAEALAGESLAPLPDGAYSAAHTALSAAHAAYESRFGHVFVICLDEFTPGEALDQVLVGIRSRLANDPEEERVITADELRRLARGRLTRLVRQFAHQPRIADIRRPE from the coding sequence CTGACGTCGCACCGTCTCCCACGCCTCCCCGGCCAGGTCGCCCTCCCCGAGCAGAAGAGCGCGGTTCCGTCCCCGGTCCGCCTCGACGGGTTCAACTCCGCACCCGCCGGAGAGGTCACCCGCGCCCTGCTCACCTGCTGCCGCAGCCTGCGCTGGGTCCACCGTCTGGCCGACCACCGCCCCTACCCGGACCTCGGCGCACTGCTGGCCGCGGCCGACGAGGCGGCGTACGACCTGACCCCCGCCGACCAGGCGGAAGCCCTGGCCGGCGAATCGCTCGCACCGCTCCCGGACGGCGCGTACTCCGCCGCCCACACCGCGCTGAGCGCCGCGCACGCCGCGTACGAGAGCAGATTCGGACATGTGTTCGTCATCTGTCTGGACGAATTCACTCCTGGAGAGGCTCTCGACCAGGTGCTCGTCGGAATCCGGTCGCGCCTGGCGAACGACCCCGAGGAGGAGCGGGTCATCACCGCCGACGAGCTGCGCAGACTGGCCCGCGGCCGGCTGACCCGACTCGTCCGTCAGTTCGCCCACCAGCCACGAATCGCCGATATCCGGCGCCCGGAATAG
- a CDS encoding succinate dehydrogenase hydrophobic membrane anchor subunit — translation MSTTDTAASGIGPVEGAGDYSAYSVDNPAPFIEAPRKRTKKTPKSTRGNFEMYGWLFMRLSGIVLVVLVLGHLLIQLVLDGGVSKIGFAFVAGRWASPWWQTWDLAMLWLAMLHGSNGLRTVINDYAERANTRLWLKGLLYTATVFTILLGTLVIFTFDPNIR, via the coding sequence ATGTCCACTACTGACACCGCCGCTTCCGGCATCGGCCCCGTGGAGGGCGCCGGAGACTACTCGGCCTACAGCGTCGACAACCCGGCCCCGTTCATCGAGGCGCCGCGCAAGCGCACCAAGAAGACCCCGAAGTCGACCCGCGGCAACTTCGAGATGTACGGCTGGCTCTTCATGCGCCTGTCCGGCATCGTCCTGGTCGTCCTGGTCCTCGGCCACCTGCTGATCCAGCTCGTCCTCGACGGCGGCGTCTCCAAGATCGGCTTCGCCTTCGTGGCGGGCCGCTGGGCGAGCCCGTGGTGGCAGACCTGGGACCTCGCGATGCTGTGGCTGGCCATGCTGCACGGCTCCAACGGCCTGCGTACCGTCATCAACGACTACGCGGAGCGCGCCAACACGCGCCTGTGGCTGAAGGGCCTGCTGTACACCGCCACGGTGTTCACGATCCTGCTGGGCACGCTGGTGATCTTCACCTTCGACCCGAACATCCGCTAG
- a CDS encoding beta-N-acetylhexosaminidase: MSGGRRRAPRRRRAGRDGRAKLVASGLAVAGVVAVAVAVWPDGGGGPAGAKVPSGDRSGAVSVASPSPTRSYPLSTAPRTIPAVREHAAAHGPGWRPASGARVVVNDDNLADEGKLLAGELKLTYAGRTAARAGDVQLGLDKGNAGPESYTLTVRNGRVTVTGPAEAGVFYGTRTLKQEVYGGGTAPEGVVRDRPAKPVRGFMLDIARKHFTAAWIEDRVRELGDLKYNQLGLHFSDDQGFRIESDAHPEIVSGQHLTKAEVRRIVALAKSRHITVVPEIDSPGHLGAVIAAHPDLQLRNVSGVPIRGAVDISKPAAAQIVDDLLDEYAGLFPGTDWHLGGDEYQALTVANPAASFPQLVTAARSKYGAGAGVTDLTTGWLNDRAKVVQGHGRTARAWNDGFFRGGTVQADGGLRVAYWTGKEIGARQPVEYLSAGRKVVNYNDEYLYYVLGEPQTFVYPTGQRIYEQWTPLVLRGTTPVPAKYDPQILGGSFAVWCDLANSQTQDQVAAGIRMPLRALTQKLWDPRTPSLSWTRFKALADQLG; this comes from the coding sequence GTGAGTGGTGGCAGGCGGCGCGCGCCGCGGCGGCGGCGGGCAGGACGGGACGGGCGGGCCAAACTCGTCGCGAGCGGTCTGGCGGTCGCCGGTGTCGTCGCGGTGGCCGTGGCGGTCTGGCCCGACGGAGGCGGGGGGCCGGCCGGAGCGAAGGTGCCGTCCGGTGACCGGTCGGGGGCCGTGTCCGTCGCCAGCCCCTCGCCGACACGGAGCTACCCCCTCTCCACGGCGCCTCGCACCATCCCCGCCGTACGTGAGCACGCCGCGGCCCACGGTCCCGGCTGGCGCCCGGCCTCCGGTGCCCGGGTGGTCGTGAACGACGACAACCTCGCCGACGAGGGCAAGCTGCTCGCCGGCGAGCTCAAGCTGACGTACGCGGGGCGGACCGCCGCCAGGGCCGGCGACGTGCAGCTCGGCCTCGACAAGGGGAACGCGGGCCCGGAGTCGTACACCCTCACCGTCAGGAACGGCCGGGTCACCGTCACCGGGCCCGCCGAGGCCGGTGTCTTCTACGGCACGCGCACCCTCAAGCAGGAGGTGTACGGCGGCGGTACGGCGCCGGAGGGCGTGGTGCGCGACCGGCCCGCGAAGCCGGTCCGCGGGTTCATGCTCGACATCGCGCGCAAGCACTTCACGGCGGCCTGGATCGAGGACCGGGTGCGCGAGCTCGGGGACCTGAAGTACAACCAGCTCGGCCTGCACTTCTCCGACGACCAGGGCTTCCGCATCGAGTCCGACGCGCACCCCGAGATCGTGTCGGGGCAGCATCTGACGAAGGCGGAGGTGCGCCGGATCGTCGCCCTCGCGAAGAGCAGGCACATTACCGTCGTGCCCGAGATCGACTCGCCGGGCCACCTCGGAGCGGTCATCGCGGCGCACCCCGATCTCCAGCTCCGCAATGTGTCCGGTGTTCCCATCCGCGGCGCCGTCGACATCTCCAAGCCCGCCGCGGCGCAGATCGTCGACGACCTGCTCGACGAGTACGCGGGTCTCTTCCCCGGCACCGACTGGCACCTCGGCGGCGACGAGTACCAGGCCCTGACGGTGGCGAACCCGGCGGCGTCCTTCCCGCAGCTGGTCACCGCGGCGAGGAGCAAGTACGGGGCGGGCGCGGGCGTCACCGACCTCACGACCGGCTGGCTGAACGACCGCGCCAAGGTGGTCCAGGGTCACGGCCGGACGGCGCGGGCCTGGAACGACGGCTTCTTCCGCGGGGGCACCGTCCAGGCCGACGGCGGTCTCCGGGTGGCGTACTGGACCGGCAAGGAGATCGGGGCCCGGCAGCCGGTGGAGTACCTGAGCGCGGGCCGCAAGGTCGTCAACTACAACGACGAGTACCTGTACTACGTCCTCGGCGAACCCCAGACCTTCGTCTACCCGACCGGGCAGCGCATCTACGAGCAGTGGACCCCCCTCGTCCTGCGCGGAACCACCCCGGTCCCCGCGAAGTACGACCCCCAGATCCTCGGCGGCTCCTTCGCCGTCTGGTGCGACCTCGCGAACTCACAGACCCAGGACCAGGTCGCGGCGGGCATCCGCATGCCGCTGCGCGCCCTGACCCAGAAACTGTGGGACCCCCGTACGCCGTCCCTCTCCTGGACCCGGTTCAAGGCACTGGCGGACCAGTTGGGCTGA